A segment of the Lampris incognitus isolate fLamInc1 chromosome 19, fLamInc1.hap2, whole genome shotgun sequence genome:
aagttttttttttctttttggctgcTGTGCAGTTGCAATATCTATGTACAGTTATATTGTTGGACCATCCTTTttgttggtttgttagcttttaCCAGTCCTTAGTGTGGGTAGCGTCCTGTCTGATGCTAGCATCTTAGCACGCGATGCTAGCTGACAGTTCAGTCTCTTTAATGCTGAGCCACAGGGTGGGGAAAGGCAAAGAGCCAGTGTTGGGAAAGCCTTTGGAATCAGGACAGTCGCTCATGTTTGTACAATGGCAGAATTGCACCTTGGGAGGCCAGGATGTCTCTTATGAAACACAATCGAAAAGTGTCTTCAGGATTAAAGTAAATATTAAAATACTAAAAATTCCAAATAAGAACATTTAAAAAGCTCACACTGAATTAAAAACTGACATTTTGTTGtaaaactttgaaaaaaaaaagtaacccaCCTGTACAATAATAAAACATAAGAGGAAATGTTGATTTCATCGTCGTTTGAAACAATAACTAAGCATGATTTGATTTAACCTGTCAAACAGTTGCATTACATGCTACTTGCTCATCTCAGAATAGGAAATACCAAAAGCAATACATTTTTGCATTTCTTCATATTAATAAATTTGTACCATGCACAGCCAACTACGAATATGTACAACAGCTTAGCTTTCTTTGTTCACAAGCCTTTTTCTTTCATACAAATAACCTTCTGTTACTTTGGAATGAATCACATTGGTTTCAATTACCAAACTAGAAAGTGATTCGTAAAAAATTGAACACCCTTTGACAGCTTTCACATTCTTAGttccacagcaaaaaaaaaaaaaaaaaagcaaagcaaagcaattTGTGAATCAGTATTTTGTCTAGTAGGAATCAGAGAGAATTTATGGCAAGCGAAATAATATTACACAGTAGCAGCAAAATGTCATAAAGTAATACTTTGTAATGTTGAAGTCACTAAATGtggaaaaattaaaataaaaacaaaacaaaacaaaacaaaaagttgaCTTTTATAATGGTAAATCAGAGAAGTGCCCAGATAATTAATGGGAGGACACAACCTATGCACTAGAAAGCAGTGTATAGGTGTAACACTGTTTTCAGTACTACAAGCAAAAGAAAATGTTTCAATACAAATCAAATGCTGTTGTCCCCCTTTTAAAGCAGCATATTTGCAAACCGAGAGCAAATATTCatacctttttttttctaaaatcatTGTGACCAACTTGTACCTTAACAGTTTCAAGTATACAGTACTACTTTCATGGATGCACCAATTGTTAAATAGGTCTCTAGATTGTTAGGCATCAATCCTGTAACAAATATGGACCAATATGCTGCTGCAATAGAcacaaataataattaaaatacatacatacatacatacatacattacatacatacatacatacatacatacatacatacatacatacatacatacatacatacatacatacatacatacatacatacatacatacatacagacggacagacaaacagaaaaaaaatctattaaatTAACAAATGGCCTacccaaataataataaaaagacaaataaaaacaaaataagtgCACTATAGTCCAGACACAAGCAGGTACCGTAACAGTACAGCAATTCACAAATGAAAAATGTTATATTCACATAATCCTCAAGAGTCTATCAAAACTAGAGTTATTACCTCTTCAGAAAAGGGTGTGAGCAGAGGTAAAAGTGAGAAGGTAAGAGTTGGCACAGATTAGTATATTCTACAAGAAAAAAATGGGGGTGGAAAATAGATACAGCTTGTTGTAATACAAACTGGCAAACACAGGGGCATCATACACATTTACTTCACCATTCTAAATTCCCTCAGTGGCAAAACCATACTGTCTTTGTAGGGCAAAAACTAAAAGGATATGCACATCGTCCATTGTAACAGTAATATTGTCTCTTGGTACTCTATACACATCAAGGAAATGCGTCCGATAAAGCTTGACATGTTTTGGTTATAAGCCAAGTGTACCCAGGCTTGTTGCTGCTTTAACAAATGAGAAATGTTATGTTCTGACCTGAGAATTTAAAGCTACTGAATTACACCTATCTAAACTAAGAGAGATTCTCTTTGAGGGTTCTGGATCGTCATCCCATACAGTACATGCTAGCATTTGGAAAACAATCCAGCTGAGGTGCAATTTGCTATCGTGAGAGTTTTTGGCTTGAAACAAGCCCCCCCAAGGGAGCCTGTGGGATTTTTTCCTACTCCGTGTTTTTGTATACAATATAAGCTCAGTCAAGCATCTGCAACAGTTCTGTCCATAACAAAAATCAATCAATATCTTGCCAGCATATCAATATGGGAAAAACAATCCTGAGTCAATCATTTGGTACTGTAATTTTTTGGGTTAAGAGAAACTTTGGAACTGCAGTTTAAAAAgtcttatttttttctttaagcAAGGGATCCTTTTTTTCACTCCTACACACTGAACATATCCATTCTGATACTACTGAAGCTCGCGTCTAGGCCAGAGGCCGGCTTAGCCTTGACTTCCAACGCGTTATCTAAGTCATCCAGCTTCTGGCTTAGCTCATTGTCAGACTCATCTGAACAACTCTCGGTGGGTAGTGAGGTTGGAACCCCTGAGGTGCTGCAGGAAGTTGAGGTAACCGTTGAAggtgaggagaggggaggaggaggggaggcagacggggaggaggaggaagcagctTTCCGGGCTGTGGTGGCCTGGAACAGGACATTTGGCCAGGACTTCATGGACAAGCGAGAGAGATGAGGAAAGGTGTTATTAGAAGAAGCTGCAGACTGCGAGGTAGATGTGGTGTTAGGAGTAGGGGAGCAGACAGAGTGAGGTAATAATCTAGTATGCTCTTTGGCATTTCTCATTGCTTGTTTGATTGTTTTCTCTTTGTGCAAGCTCGACTGAAGGTGTTGGCCAAGTGCTTCATTCCCATTAACAACCACATTGCAGGCAATGCAAGTGTATTTGCTCACTGCCTTTCGAAGCACTGTCTCTTGCAGGTCAGTAAAAGGATGTCCGAAGTAACAGAAGGACTTCTGATGACGTACCACTGAATCTTCATCAGCAAAAATCATCTGGCACTTCCTGCATATAAATTCATGCTTGACGGACGGTACGATAAAAGCATCTGGAAAATCTGTGGTACTTTTGGTATCTGTTTTCGGTTCTTCTTTTGTGCTTTCTGTTGAAGAGCCTTTGTTGGTGTCATCCTTAGCCTCCGTAGCTTCTTTTGGTTTGAGGGAATTGGTGGTAGTGGTGCTCTGCACACTCTGAGATGTCTTCACATGGGTTGatttctgctgctgctgttgttgttgtttctgttgttgctcaagctgcttctgctgctgctgctgttgtttctGCAGTGAATCCTGGAGGGACTGCTGGTACTGCTGGTACTGCTGCAGGAGAGCGGTAGGTGATAGACCGGCGGCCATGGCAGCTTGTGGGACAGTGGCTGGGCCATAAGGAAACAGGTTTTCCATCCCACACAGTGGCGGGAAATAGCCCCCTGCTTGGACCCCTCTGGGCAGCTGGGGAGAGAAGCAGTTGGGAAACCCAGGAAGAAAATAGGGCAGGAACTGGCCACCCAGGAAGGAGCTGGGGTCGCCAGCAGCAATGGCATTCTGTAAAGCCTGCAGCTGAGCAGCATCTATGAGAGCCTCACTTCCTAGTTTTCCTGAAGCTGAGCATGATTTTTCCTTCTTCTTGGCCATGCTGGGGGTCTCTGGGCGTGAACTGCTCTCATTTTCTCGTTCCTTGAGCTTCATCTGAGGTGGCTTGTCCCCTGGTTtcttgctgctgtctctctctgaatCTTTACCTTGCTGCTCTGTATGATTAACTGCTGCCAAGGGTGTGGAGggaacaggaggaggaggtggaggaggaggtggaggaggaggaggagtctgcAGAAGAGTCTTGGTTGGGGTAGTGCTGAGAGACATGGCAGGAGAGGGGGTGGCTGGTGTAGGGAACCCAAGCATGCCAGCACCGGGAGACGCTAAAGCTGAAATACAGTGGTATATAAATATGGAAATATTCAATATTTCAAATATTCAACCCCAAATCACTATGGAAATTTGCTTGCATGTCAAGATGGAGATGTTTTATTTGAGATTGACTGACTCTTTAGCTctatattttcttctttttttatcagATTTTGTTATGGATCAAAACTGTCACATGCGCTTTATGATCAATTCATTATGATAGTAAGAGAATATAAATATACCAAACCTACAATAAGGGGGGAAAATAACATAAATATAAGAAATGAAAAAGGATATATTTTTTAAATCTTCTATCAGTTATCACTCCAACTTTGATGATAAATTGAGATTACGCATGCATTAAAACAAACCCAACATTTTTTAATAGTAAAAAAAGACTAATTTCACGAACACCATTTTAATATGAATGAACAGTAGTACAGAGGAATAAAATAGTCTTTTGTGCATGTTAAAGCTCAGTTCATAAAGCTACTACTCTTTGACTGTTTTTCATTGTTCGTCATACTAACTCACCAGGTGTGTTGGGTGGGAAAACAGGGAGGGATGATGGCCCATTGACCCCAGGAAGAAGGACTGGTGGTAGGGCAGAGATCCCTGGGTAGCCTGAGGGCAGACTGAGGCCATGAAGTGCATTGTTGGTGTCCACTGcagtctgctgctgctgggcAGGCAGGCCAAGGCTTTCGCCAGCCTTCTTCATGCGGTCCAGCTCTTGCTGGGCCATCAGTTGACGGACAGTGGTCGGTGCTAGGTAGTCCTTTTCTCTGTCCACCTGGTTCCCCAGGGTTTCTTGCACTTTGGTAATGTGCTGTTTTGAAAAGATGTGGTCACGGACGGACATCCGGGCGGTGTACTTCACACCACACAAAGTACACTCAGGCCTGGGCCCTTCGGGTGAGCCTTGACTTATCATAAATGGCTTTCCAATATTTATCTTGAACTTCTTTTCTTTAGCGCGGGCATTCTGGAACCACACCTGGACCACACGTTTGGGGAGTCCAATCTCATTACCTAGCATTTCACACTCTTGCATTGTGGGGGTGCGGTAATCACTGAAACAGGCCTTGAGGACTTTAAGTTGCAAATTACTCATCTGTGTTCTGAAGCGCTTGTGGCCTGGCCTATCCCCACTACTGCTGCCTTTCCCAGTCTTATTGAAGGGGTGTCCCCCTCCAAAAGGACTAGGGGAACTGGGATCAGCTAGGCTTGATGATTCACTTCTGTCATTGACATCATCAATTTCATCATCTCTGGAGCTGAAGTATGTGTCACAGTCTTTTCCAGAGAAGCTGAGGGCAGGGCTCACCATGCTGAACTGGTACCTTTCATCAATCCCATCAGAACTCGTGCCAGGGTTGATTTTGCTGTCGCTCAGTTTGTCTCCTCCATTAGCTGTGAAGCTCTCGATCTCATTGTTGTTGCCCTCATCTCCAGTTGTGGCATCACTTATGGCTGTGTTAATTGATGATGTCTCATCAAAATCCATCTTGTTGAGGTCATATGATGAGGCCTCTGCAGAATGTATATTAGGCCCTTCAGTTTCATCACAGTTTTCTGCTTTTAAGGATGAAGGGCTCAAGAAGTTTTTTAGCTGTGTCTCAGATGGTTTTACTGGAGTTGAGGATGCAGCTGGCAGTTCATACTCATGCGGCTCAGTCTTAGTAAGTAGCTGTGGATACTCAAAGAAATTGTACTTATTTGGGCTTTCGCCTCTCTCGTTGTCTTGATTCATCATTGGGCTTGGTGGCAAGCTAAAACCTGCCTGTTTAGCCTCATGCCAGTGTCTAGACCTAATGTGGCTGTCAAGAGCTGATTTAGCCTTGAATAGTGCTCTGCAAAAGGGACACTTTTTGTGGGACTGGGAGGGCCCTATAGCTCTGAActgcccctttctctctcttgcacGGGTGTTCTGGAACCACACTTGCACAACTCTCTTTTTCAGGCCAACCTCTCGTGCAATGTGGTCTAGCATCTTTCGTGTCGGGTTAGAGTCCAGTAGGTATTTGTCATAGAGAATCTCCAGTTGTTCTGGTGTGATGGTGGTTCTTAAGCGTTTATCTCTGTGTTGCTCTTCACCACTGTTGCCACCATCTTTATCAGTGGCACTTTCCTCTTTTTCATCAAGTTTCCTCTTCATTGCCCCAGACCCCGGGGCAGAGGCTAAACCAGAGCTGCTCTGAGAAGGCATTTGGGAGAGCCCTCCAGACAGCAGTTGACTTGCCATTAGTGGGTTGTTGGGGTCAAATATCATATAGGGCATATCGAGGGGCCTCTCCAGGAACTGGGAGTGAAGAAATTGATTTTGAGCAGCCAGGAAATGCATGTGCTGGTGCTCCTGCCATAGCTCCAAAGTGGGGAAGGCAATCTTACACTGGTCACATTGGTATTGAAGCATCTGGTGAGGGAGGCTGTTGGTGAGTGAGGAAAGAGCCAGGGAGAGGGGGCTTGATGGCACTGAAGCTGACTGTGGCTGGGAATGGGGTCTTGTCATCTGGGACTGGAGAGGTTTCTGAGGTGGTGGCTGAGGGGTGGAAGCCTTGGAAGGTCTAGGGTCTGGCACTGACTTAATCATTGGAGACGGAGTTGTCTCAGCCTGCTTAAGTTTAGTTTCAGGGGGTATCTCAGGCTTGGGGGAGGTCTTGCCCATGTTGGGGTGAGGAGAGGGCATTGGAGGGGAGCTTGAGGCAGAGTTGGTGGCAGTTGCTTGATGTTGTTTGGGGAGCTCTGGGGCTATTTGGATAGTCTTAGCTGGACCTTGCTCTCCAGAATCTAAATACTCCTCAAAATTGGTGTCCTCATTCCCTTCTTCATCCTCATCCTTGTAACACTGCTTTTTTTGGTGAGTGATGAGGTCAAAGATACGTGGGAACACAATGTTGCACTTTTTACACTGGTACTGCATGTTACTGGTTCTGATGTAACGCTCATTAGTGAGCTCTTTCTTCTCATTGTCTTTACAATCTGCCTGGTTCTCATAGCTCTTACGAGCTTTCTGGCGGGCATTTTGGAACCATACAACAATGACACGAGTGGGGAGATTGAGCACAGTGGACAGCTGCTCAATCTCGTCATCCTTCGGATAGGCATTAGTGTCAAAGAAATCTTGAAGTACTCTCAACTGGTAATCAGTGAATCTGGTCCTTGAGGACCTCTTGTTCATGGTCGAGTCAGATCGATAGTATTCTAGTGCGTTCATCTGGGGTTCCATTCGTAAATCATCTAAAGTAGTGATGGGGGGGATACTAAAGTTGTAGGGAGAGTCTTTGCTTCGCTGCCTCTCTTTAAAGAGAGTGTTACGGAACCAGTGCTTGATAACTTTCTGAGGCAGGCCAGATTTCTCTGACATCTCCTGGATCTGCTCTTCATTGGGGGAGTTGTTGATGTCAAAATGAGAGCGAAGGATCTTCAACTGGTCATCAGTTATACGGGTGCGTGGGCGCTTGAACTGTGACTGACGCAGGAAGTTTGGGTCAAGGCCCAGTTGCTGCTGGCAGAGCTGTGTCAGGTCTGTAGGCAGAGAATCCATGGTAGGCAGCTGGAGAGCTAGCTGAGGAGGAAGGCCTGGATGCTGGACAGACTGCATCATCAGAGGAGGGAAGAGGGGCAAATCTAAGGGGACGGGAAGTTGTACCTGGGGAGAGGGtgctggaggaggtggaggaggtggtggtggctgGGGTGGTGGTGCCTGGTGAGGTGTCTGGAGAGGggcctggtgtggaacagacaCAGGTGACGGAGCAGGGGTTTGAGGCTTTGTCATGGATGTAGAAGGAGGCTGAGGAGCTGTAACTGGGGCAGGTGcagggggtgggggaggaggaggtggagggggtggtggtggtggagtctCAGGTGAAGCAGGGTTTATGGGGTAAAGTTTGTCATAGGCCTCTCTATACTGCTGGGCAAACTTCTCCAGTTCCACATAGGGGAAAAACTGGCTATGCACGTGCTCTTGGTGGCTTTTGAGAATAAGCATGTTGGAAAACAGCTTTCCACACATCCCACACTCAAGCTTATCAGTGTTTATATCCACTTGCTCAAGCCCATCTTTATTCTTcttctggtttttctgtctgttttcATTGTACTGGATGACCAGCTCAAATCCAAAGTTTTCAAGTAGTGCTTTGGCTGCATTGCCCCTTGCTCCTGATACAATACGTGGAGGGGGAATCAATGGCTCTGGAAACTTTAACTTTTTGGAATctttgttgtcttttcctggatcACTGACTCCGTCACCTCCATTCTCCATCTTTGCTCTGTTCTCTTGTTTTTCAAGGTGTTCTTCTGCCTCTCTGGACATCTGGATGTCAGAGACTGATACAGCACTAGGCTCCAGTTTGGGTTTGTGGCTCTGGAGTTGCTGGTTTTTCTGTTGTTGAAGCTGTGACTGTGTCTGAGaggcttgctgctgctgctgttgctgctgttgttgttgttgttgctgttgctgctgttgctgctgagccTGTTGCTGAGCTTGCtgcagctggtgctgctgctgcatcTGCTGCTTCAAGTCCTCCAGGAAAGATCCAGTGAGGCCAGGCATCCCAAAAGCTGCTGCTGAGTGTAAAGCCAACTCCGGGCTAAGGTTGAACTCTGCTCCAGGGATGTAGAAAGGGAAGAGGAACTGAGGTTGTTGGAATTGAAGCAGTGCCTCTGGAGTCATAGGAAAGTGGGGGAAGAAAGCAGGGTTGAGGAACTGTGGCTGGAAGAAGGCTGCTTGCTGCAGCTCATGTTGAAGCTGCATTTGCAGTTGGGCTGAGGACTGAGCCGGTTGGTGGCTGGTTGCCTGTGCTGATACATGGTCAGTAGTCGtgctttgttttgtgttgttgttgctgtttgctTCTTTGGCTTCCACAGCATTTTCTTTATTAGTAGAGGGTGTTTCACTTCTAGCAGTGTCTGAGCTGTTGCTGTTCCCTTGTGTGGATGGGGCAGGGCTCTTTGGTGGCGCTGGGCCACTGGTACcaatgctgctgctactgcttgtTTCAGTTTTGGCTGTTCTGGCTTTGGTCTGGTGGAGCACAGACCTCATATGAATCTCAAGGGTTGAGCTTTGGCTGTAGGCAACATTGCAAATATTGCATTTGAATGGTTTGTTGTCAATGTTGTTGCTTGTCTCTTGTGGAATTGGACTTGATGCTTCTTGGAGGACCTTCTTCAGCTTGTGCAGATGGGAGACTGAGTTATAATGTACGAGGAGGATATTCTTTTGGGTGAAGGACTCCTTACACACTGTGCACTTGTAGGGACGGGAAGGGTCAAGAAATTTCTCCATGGTGAAGTTAGGCCCTTTTCTGAAAGGTAGGGTTCGTTTTGGCTCTGCTCCCATGTCATCCAGCAATGAGCTGCTGTCACTTCCAGTGGGGCTAGGCTTCTCCTCCTGGTCCATTTCATCATCTTTGTCCAAGTCATGGTCAAAGGCCTGAGCTTCCTCCAAGGCCCTGGCTTCACTCTCAGTGATGTCCCCATTCAGTGGCAGACTACCTATAAGTTGCTGCACCTCGGCCTCACTCAGCTCAGGATGTCCGTTCTCCAAGTGCTTCCTGAGGGCCAGGAAAGTCCTGAAGCTGCGCTGACAGAGGCTGCACATGGTGGCTGCTCTGATAGCATGGTACTGGGAATGTATCTGAAGCTTCTGCATGGTCTTGAAGGCCAGGCTACAGTGGTTGCAGCGATATTTGTAGACATGCCGATCAGAGACGGagagctgctgttgttgttgctgaagTCTTTGAAGCTCACTCAGATGGTCCTGTAAGGTGTCAGGAGACTTGTTGTCACGTCCGAGCCCACTGGTTCTTTTCCAGTCTGGGGCATCTGAGGCCTCCTTAGGGGGCTTGAGTTCCTCACTCTGGAGATCTAATTCATTCTTGTCCTGTATGTTCAGCTCATCCTTTGAGCTGTGTcctgaaaaacaacacaaaatgaaTGTCAAAATTAATCAACAGATGTCATGGATATGCACAGAGTAAGAACATTTCATCAACTTTAACTTATTTGCTTTGATCTTTTTTAAAATTATCAAATTGTAGGTTTTTAATTTTCAGTCTCAATTCCCTGTAATTTCATATGACACTGTGCTGTCAAAATGACTCcctataaataaaaaaataagtttATTGAAACTGTATCAACTATTAGAAAGGTTTCTATAAAACAATTCAATGCTAAAATATTTACATCAACAATACTCTCATATAGTAT
Coding sequences within it:
- the zfhx4 gene encoding zinc finger homeobox protein 4 — translated: MATCDSPPMVSSRQPEHGGQKLDAAAEDNSVVAMETSVAQSNNANNNRLSPVITIAGEPENGLGESAVSPLRTTATPTTVSVSTTTGPVIEQSRRESFTTGNNGSVTGTLTGAGGGAALGSDCSAPATSPVAPVKEIPCNECSSSFSSLQKYMEHHCPNTRLPNAGSHEEEEEEIDGVEESDVENLCGEIVYQPDGSAFILEDSKEQRGSQGEISAALRVRGLLSSQTFPHAQVSSGQSGLSPAGEQLEQPAAPMSFYPQIINTFHIASSLGGKSLVVDHPSFPNTSAGGLVGAGPVLHSFRVYDLRHKGDKDYLTADGAAKNSCVSKDVPNNVDLSKFEGCVADGRRKPVLMCFLCKLSFGYSRSFVTHAVHDHRMTLNEQEQKLLSNKHVSAIIQGIGKDKEPLISFLEPKTPPNSVLPHFPTPANFLGPDPGLRGLWNAFHNSGENADPLHAGFAFLKGSASSSSKDQNPRTQSMPKAETNPNLGGRAGAHRTSDGSSAAAAAISSLEGRDSDSDCKGHTRDTRTLCPNGPDLSQYPPIKREPSAVGGESPDQDDDAYSNGGGVEMEAEEEEEQTINMVMTGKRANSTSSKDFPLLNQSISPLSNSVLKHNSDSKGPASSCSSSLAVCEELEMDKSSLSAALAAARDRESSNDSTSEALAGRDGSSPFSHPLDMMIMRRDDESPGPLHQHAGNPGTPGTPGTPGTPGPGEGSPGSGVECPKCDTVLGSSRSLGGHMTMMHSRNSCKTLKCPKCNWHYKYQQTLDAHMKEKHPESGGSCVYCRTGQPHPRLARGESYTCGYKPFRCEVCNYSTTTKGNLSIHMQSDKHLNNVQTLQNGGSEAQYNHNHNHNHANPVPSASLGGGCGAPSPSKPKQKPTWRCEVCDYETNVARNLRIHMTSEKHMHNMMLLQQNMKQIQHSLHLGLAPAEAELYQYYLAQNMGLAGVKLENPANAGAPETQMMINPFQLDPGAAAALGSGLLNNDLSAELRLASGQLMTDDLSLLTSGGMGGMSTSDPSSLSSLSPPISDPSLRLYQCAVCNRYSTDSLEALNAHVNAERSLPEEEWRCLVGDVYQCKLCSYNTQLKANFQLHCKTDKHMQKHQLVAHIKEGGKANQWRLKCVAIGNPVHLKCNACDYYSNSVDKLRLHATNQRHEAAIRLYKRTQVKTARVLLAHPPGLGSTLQTEIRWTPSELTATIGPAEWFRGSLGFRVWHCNVIRRPGGLNAMPKEVTGPNTMAKRSHLPDRQIDNPPKRPKSAEGKTSTNEQVQQCPYCNYSSKDANRMQLHVMSQHSMQPVIRCPLCQDVLSNKIHLQLHLTHLHSVAPDCVEKLILTVVGPDTVTPNNIMHPPPGQDKALSLIDSSSALSDGSGKSQGHSSKDELNIQDKNELDLQSEELKPPKEASDAPDWKRTSGLGRDNKSPDTLQDHLSELQRLQQQQQQLSVSDRHVYKYRCNHCSLAFKTMQKLQIHSQYHAIRAATMCSLCQRSFRTFLALRKHLENGHPELSEAEVQQLIGSLPLNGDITESEARALEEAQAFDHDLDKDDEMDQEEKPSPTGSDSSSLLDDMGAEPKRTLPFRKGPNFTMEKFLDPSRPYKCTVCKESFTQKNILLVHYNSVSHLHKLKKVLQEASSPIPQETSNNIDNKPFKCNICNVAYSQSSTLEIHMRSVLHQTKARTAKTETSSSSSIGTSGPAPPKSPAPSTQGNSNSSDTARSETPSTNKENAVEAKEANSNNNTKQSTTTDHVSAQATSHQPAQSSAQLQMQLQHELQQAAFFQPQFLNPAFFPHFPMTPEALLQFQQPQFLFPFYIPGAEFNLSPELALHSAAAFGMPGLTGSFLEDLKQQMQQQHQLQQAQQQAQQQQQQQQQQQQQQQQQQQQASQTQSQLQQQKNQQLQSHKPKLEPSAVSVSDIQMSREAEEHLEKQENRAKMENGGDGVSDPGKDNKDSKKLKFPEPLIPPPRIVSGARGNAAKALLENFGFELVIQYNENRQKNQKKNKDGLEQVDINTDKLECGMCGKLFSNMLILKSHQEHVHSQFFPYVELEKFAQQYREAYDKLYPINPASPETPPPPPPPPPPPPPPAPAPVTAPQPPSTSMTKPQTPAPSPVSVPHQAPLQTPHQAPPPQPPPPPPPPPAPSPQVQLPVPLDLPLFPPLMMQSVQHPGLPPQLALQLPTMDSLPTDLTQLCQQQLGLDPNFLRQSQFKRPRTRITDDQLKILRSHFDINNSPNEEQIQEMSEKSGLPQKVIKHWFRNTLFKERQRSKDSPYNFSIPPITTLDDLRMEPQMNALEYYRSDSTMNKRSSRTRFTDYQLRVLQDFFDTNAYPKDDEIEQLSTVLNLPTRVIVVWFQNARQKARKSYENQADCKDNEKKELTNERYIRTSNMQYQCKKCNIVFPRIFDLITHQKKQCYKDEDEEGNEDTNFEEYLDSGEQGPAKTIQIAPELPKQHQATATNSASSSPPMPSPHPNMGKTSPKPEIPPETKLKQAETTPSPMIKSVPDPRPSKASTPQPPPQKPLQSQMTRPHSQPQSASVPSSPLSLALSSLTNSLPHQMLQYQCDQCKIAFPTLELWQEHQHMHFLAAQNQFLHSQFLERPLDMPYMIFDPNNPLMASQLLSGGLSQMPSQSSSGLASAPGSGAMKRKLDEKEESATDKDGGNSGEEQHRDKRLRTTITPEQLEILYDKYLLDSNPTRKMLDHIAREVGLKKRVVQVWFQNTRARERKGQFRAIGPSQSHKKCPFCRALFKAKSALDSHIRSRHWHEAKQAGFSLPPSPMMNQDNERGESPNKYNFFEYPQLLTKTEPHEYELPAASSTPVKPSETQLKNFLSPSSLKAENCDETEGPNIHSAEASSYDLNKMDFDETSSINTAISDATTGDEGNNNEIESFTANGGDKLSDSKINPGTSSDGIDERYQFSMVSPALSFSGKDCDTYFSSRDDEIDDVNDRSESSSLADPSSPSPFGGGHPFNKTGKGSSSGDRPGHKRFRTQMSNLQLKVLKACFSDYRTPTMQECEMLGNEIGLPKRVVQVWFQNARAKEKKFKINIGKPFMISQGSPEGPRPECTLCGVKYTARMSVRDHIFSKQHITKVQETLGNQVDREKDYLAPTTVRQLMAQQELDRMKKAGESLGLPAQQQQTAVDTNNALHGLSLPSGYPGISALPPVLLPGVNGPSSLPVFPPNTPALASPGAGMLGFPTPATPSPAMSLSTTPTKTLLQTPPPPPPPPPPPPPVPSTPLAAVNHTEQQGKDSERDSSKKPGDKPPQMKLKERENESSSRPETPSMAKKKEKSCSASGKLGSEALIDAAQLQALQNAIAAGDPSSFLGGQFLPYFLPGFPNCFSPQLPRGVQAGGYFPPLCGMENLFPYGPATVPQAAMAAGLSPTALLQQYQQYQQSLQDSLQKQQQQQQKQLEQQQKQQQQQQQKSTHVKTSQSVQSTTTTNSLKPKEATEAKDDTNKGSSTESTKEEPKTDTKSTTDFPDAFIVPSVKHEFICRKCQMIFADEDSVVRHQKSFCYFGHPFTDLQETVLRKAVSKYTCIACNVVVNGNEALGQHLQSSLHKEKTIKQAMRNAKEHTRLLPHSVCSPTPNTTSTSQSAASSNNTFPHLSRLSMKSWPNVLFQATTARKAASSSSPSASPPPPLSSPSTVTSTSCSTSGVPTSLPTESCSDESDNELSQKLDDLDNALEVKAKPASGLDASFSSIRMDMFSV